Genomic segment of Leptospira perdikensis:
AAACAAAAATCAGAATTTGATAACGGCAAACCCATTGGCGAATATGTTGATTATTTTGACAACGGGCAAATTGCCACCTATCAAACGTTTTATGATTCTGGGAAACCAAAGGTTTCCAAAAAATGGAACCGGCGCGGACAAATCTATCTAAATCATGTATTTATGGAATCGGGAGAAAGTTTCGGTCGCCCGGGGAGTAAACTCTGTGAACCCATTCCCAACGAGAAAACCAATTCTATATGAAATTTTTAGTACTATTTTTAAAGAGTATTCTGGATATAAAACGCCATAAAATTCAAATTAGAGCTCAGAGCAGTAATCCCTTTTCGACTCTCCTCCTAGTCATTTTTCTCTGTTTGGTGGGAATTCACTGCCAACCCTCAGAATCAGAACCCAATCCAAATCAAGTTCCGTATTTTTCAGGGAAGGATTTTGATCCGATTTGGACGGATCACCCAGAAAAAAATACAAATCTCAAACAAGTCCCAAATTCTCTCGGATTAATTGAACATACAGGCAAACAAATATATCCTAAAGATTGGGCACCAAAAGAAAGTTTGGTGGTCTTCTTTTACGCAACCTGTCGAGGGATTTGTCCCCTCATTACGCGGAATATTTTGCAAATCCAACCACAACTTTCCGAATTCCCTGACTTAAAAATCCTATCCCTATCTATCAATTCTAAAGCAGATACCGTTCCTGTTTTACAAAAATATATGGAATCGTATAAAATCCAAAATCAAAATTGGAGTTTTTATACTGGAAAGGAGTCGGAGATTGAAACCTTTGCCAAAGGAACTTGTGGTGCAGAAATGGAAGGATTCTCCGTAGAACGAGGGAAGTATGAATTTGTTCATACAGAAAATATCTTTTTATTTGATAAAAATCAATACCTACGTGGAATCTATCGTGCCAAAGGTACGGGCGATATACAAAGGTTAGTGGAAGATATACGAAAACTAAGAAAACAAATCAACTAATCTAAGGATTTTTTTGGAATCCTTAGATTGTTAAAATGATCGAAATGGATATTTGACAAACTATTGTTTGAAACTTTAGTTTTTGATTTTATATCCTGTCCTAAAAATAAGCCAGGTCACAGTCAAACAAAGGGTCAAAAAAACTAAAATCATCGAGATACTAACAGATAATGCCACATCTGCTCTTTCAAAAAAACTATACCGAAACCCACTCACCAAATACAAAACAGGGTTAAACATACTGAGTTTTTGCCAGAAAGGAGGTAACATTTGAATGGAATAAAAACTCCCTCCCAAAAATACAAGTGGAGTGATGACGAGCATAGGAATCATTTGGAGTTTTTCAAAACTATCCGCCCAAATCCCAATTACAAACCCAAACAAACTAAAACTAATACATGTTAATACCAGAAAAAATACCATAAGGATAGGATGATCTATACGAATGGGAACAAAAAACGATGCAGTGATAAGCATAAGTACACCAAGCATCAAAGATTTAGTGGCAGCAGCTCCTACATACCCAATCACAACTTCCCACATAGTCACAGGTGCCGAGAGGATTTCGTAAATTGTTCCGTTGAACTTAGGAAAATAAATTCCAAAAGAGGCATTGGAGATACTTTCCGTAAGAAGTGATAACATCACAAGGCCCGGAACGATAAAACTTCCATAATGGATTCCGTCAATTTCCTGAATTTTTGAACCAATGGCCGAACCGAATACGATAAAGTATAAGGAAGTGGAAAGTACAGGAGAGGCAATACTTTGTAAAAGTGTACGGAAGGTTCTTGCCATTTCGAATCGATAAATAGATTGGATTGCGTAAAAATTCATACAGCCTCCTGTAATAACTGAACAAAAATTTCTTCTAGGGAACTTTGTTTTGTACTCAAATCACTGAACTGGATTTTGAGTTTTTTTAAATCATCTAGAAGTTTTGTAATCAAACTACTGTCATCCGAACGATCATATGTAAAAACAAGAGCAGAATGGTTATCCACAAGCTCTAATTCGTATTTTGAGAGTGATTTTGGGATTAGTTTCAAAGATTTTTTTAATTCGATTCGGAGTTGTTTGGTTCCGAGTTGTTTCATGAGTCGGTCTTTATTTTCAGTAAGAAAAATTTCACCCTTTCTGATCACAGAAATTCTGTCTGCTATAGATTCAGCTTCTTCGATATAGTGAGTGGTGAGAATAATGGTAACACCTTTTTTTCGAAGAGATTCCACAATCTTCCACATATCCTTTCGTAATTCTACGTCCACACCAGCACTTGGCTCATCTAAAAACAAAATACTTGGTTCGTGTGACAATGCTTTGGCGATGAGAACTCGTCGTTTCATTCCCCCAGACAAAGTCATGATCCTTTGGTCTTTTTTGTCCCAAAGAGAAAGGGATTTTAAAACTTCTTCAATGTATTTTGGGTTGGCTGGTTTTCCATAGAGTCCTCTCGTAAACGAAACACTAGCCCAAACGGTTTCAAAAGCATGGACACTAAGTTCTTGTGGAACAAGACCGATAAAGGATCTGGTTTTTTTGAAATCTTTAATGATATCAAATCCATCCACGTTCACATCACCAGCGCTTGGTGAGACAATACCACAAATTAAATTGATCAGAGTGGTTTTTCCCGCTCCGTTGGGCCCAAGCAGGGCGTGGATTTCACCCTCTTTTACTTCCCAATTTACATCTTTTAGAGCTTGGAATCCATTGTCATATGACTTGGAAACTTTTTTTAGAGTTAGGATCGATTTCAAACGGTTTCATCCTTCCAGCCAATGTCTGTGAGGAAGTCATCGTAACCCCCATCATAAACAAAAACTCGGTCATCATCGAATACAATCAACTTTGTGGCCACAGCGCGCAAGTGCATTTCGTTGTGTGTGACCATGATCACAGAGCCATCAAAATTATCGATGGCCTCAATCAGTGAGTCGCAGGATTGCATATCCAAGTGGTTTGTAGGTTCATCCAAATACAATAGGTGACAAGGTGTGACCAAAATTTTTCCGAGTAACACCCGGCTCTTCTCTCCCCCAGAGAGAACCTTAATCTTTTTTAAGGCTAGGTCTTCCGAAAACATCAGTCCACCGGCAATGTTACGAGCTTTCCCTTCGGAACAGTTTTGATCTGCACTCATAATTTCTTGGACAACCGTATTACCTTCATTCATATTCAGTTTGTTAGTTTGGCCAAAATAACCTTCCTTCAAAACTTGGTGTTTTTTGACCGTACCAGAAACAGCGGAAAGTTCTCCTGCAATCAGTTTGAGTAAAGTTGACTTCCCTTTTCCGTTTTTTCCAATAATACAAATTCGATCTTCGGGACCAACACTGATAGAAAAGTTTTCAAACAAATACGGAGCACTACCATTATAAGAAAAAGAAACTTCATCGGCGCTTAACATCTGGCTTGCGGAGAATGGAGCACTATTGAAATAAAGTTCCATATCCTCAATATTTTCAAGCGCTTTCATTTCGCCTTGTTTCTCTAATCGTTTCACTCGAGATTGGGCGCGACTCGCAAAACTTGCTTTTGCTTTAAACTTAGCGATAAAGATCTCTTCTTGTTTGCGTTTTTTAGCTTCGTTGAGTCTAGTTTTTTCGTAAATTTCTTCTGCTTGGTTGATTTGTGTGTATAACTTTTCTGTATCACCTTGCACTTTGATGGCTTTGGTTCTATGAATGGCAACAGTATGTGTTACAACACTATCCATAAAACTTCTATCGTGTGTGATGAGTACAATTTCACCTTCCCATTCTCGTAGGAACTCTTCTAACCAACGTATGGTGACAATATCCAAATAGTTGTTTGGTTCATCTAAGATTAACATGTCTGGAGCCGAAACAAGGAGTTTGGCTAAGTTCATCCTGATTTGGTAACCACCAGAAAAATCCTCCGGACTTCTCTCCATGTCTTTTTCTGAAAATCCAAGACCAAACAAAATTCGTTCAACTTTCCAAGTTTCGTACTCATCACCTTCTGGAAGACCAAGAGCACATTCTTCCAAAACTGTAGGTTTGGTGAATACTAAATGTTGTTCTAAATGTCCAATGCGATATCCTTTGGGAATTGTAATGTTCCCTGAGTCCGGTTCCATTTTTCCTAAAATGATTTGGACCATCGTTGATTTTCCATGTCCATTACGGCCAACAAGACCGACTCTTTCGCCACGGTTCACACTGAATTGTAAGTCATCAAATAAGACTTTACCGTTAAATTGTTTGTTAATTCCAGATACTTTGATCATATAATTTCCGAAGGTTTTCCCTTTCCGTATTCAACCAGGATCGAAAAAGAACCGGAAACGACGAGTAGAATCGAAAAGAAATTGGGCCAGTTTCCTTCGCGAAAGGTAAATTCTTCGGACATAATCACTAGGAAAACCACCTGTGAAATTATGGACTTTTTTTAAGGAATCCGGATTCCGAAACTATACTGTGCGAACTTTTCTTTTTTCTTTTCTTAGTTTCCTTTGTCTCACTTCCGGTAAGGGAAACTATGCCAACGGCAACTTACAAGTGGCCTTTGGAGCAGAAGAAAATTATCTTTTGGTGCGTTCGCTTGATTCCAGCATCATCCATTTAGGGAGTCCGGAAGAAAAGAAAGAATACCAAGAAATCATAGATGAGTATTTACGATTCAAAAGCCTTCACATCCAAGGCAAATATGGTGATGCCTATTTGGTTGTTCGTTCCACTCAATTCAAACTCATCCAACTCTACGACAAAATACTTACTAAAAATTTAGATCTTATTCGTTCCGAATTAATTTTACTCGGGGGAAAATCGCGCGACAAAGAAAAAACACAAACCAGAGCATTTTTACGCCTTGCACTCCGAGATGTGAGTGAAGCCGAACAGAAGTTAGTGATGGCAAGAAACACTCGCCCTCTTCTTTATTTATTAAAACTTCGAGAAATGTTGTTCTCCTTAAAGATATTAAAACACGCAGGAAAATTTGTAATTTTTCTAAACCTGCTACATGATGGTAAGTTTATGGATTCGATTGAGTTTTCTGATTTTGATTCCATCGAATCCGAACTCATTCGTGGTTTTGGGAAAGGGAACAATAAACTACTCGCACTTCATTACGATAACTCTTTCCTTCCTTTTGGAGAGGAAAGTATCTACGAAAGTATGATGACAAATTACAAAGCCCCGGAAATCAAAAAAGACTAATCACATAAAATAGAATTTAATTCGTTCAAGGTTAGTTTGCCTTTCGGAAATACCATTTGATTATCGATTCATAAATTATTTCAGGTGGATCAGGTCTCTGGCATGATTTGCTTTTTCTTTGGCTTCTTCAATTGATTTCCCCAGAGCCAAACTAACTCCCATTCGGCGTTTCCCATCCAATTCCGGTTTGCCAAAGATTCGAATGTCCACACCTTTTAGTTTCAGGGCTTCGTCAACACCGGTATAAATTGGTGAATTCGTTTTTCCTTCTAACAAAATTGCAGAACTAGCAGCAGGAGTATGAAAGATCAGTTCTGGAATCGGTAGGCCAAGTAATGCTCTCGCATGAAGTGAAAACTCAGAAACATTTTGCGAAATTAAAGTCACAAGCCCAGTATCATGTGGCCTTGGTGATACCTCACTAAAATACACATCGTCCCCTTTGACAAAAAGTTCGACTCCAAAAATTCCGAATCCTCCAAGGCCGGTCGTAACTGTCTCCGCAATTTTTTCAGCAGCACGTAAAGCAAGTTCCGTCATAGGTTGT
This window contains:
- a CDS encoding SCO family protein → MKFLVLFLKSILDIKRHKIQIRAQSSNPFSTLLLVIFLCLVGIHCQPSESEPNPNQVPYFSGKDFDPIWTDHPEKNTNLKQVPNSLGLIEHTGKQIYPKDWAPKESLVVFFYATCRGICPLITRNILQIQPQLSEFPDLKILSLSINSKADTVPVLQKYMESYKIQNQNWSFYTGKESEIETFAKGTCGAEMEGFSVERGKYEFVHTENIFLFDKNQYLRGIYRAKGTGDIQRLVEDIRKLRKQIN
- a CDS encoding ABC transporter permease, producing the protein MNFYAIQSIYRFEMARTFRTLLQSIASPVLSTSLYFIVFGSAIGSKIQEIDGIHYGSFIVPGLVMLSLLTESISNASFGIYFPKFNGTIYEILSAPVTMWEVVIGYVGAAATKSLMLGVLMLITASFFVPIRIDHPILMVFFLVLTCISFSLFGFVIGIWADSFEKLQMIPMLVITPLVFLGGSFYSIQMLPPFWQKLSMFNPVLYLVSGFRYSFFERADVALSVSISMILVFLTLCLTVTWLIFRTGYKIKN
- a CDS encoding ABC transporter ATP-binding protein: MKSILTLKKVSKSYDNGFQALKDVNWEVKEGEIHALLGPNGAGKTTLINLICGIVSPSAGDVNVDGFDIIKDFKKTRSFIGLVPQELSVHAFETVWASVSFTRGLYGKPANPKYIEEVLKSLSLWDKKDQRIMTLSGGMKRRVLIAKALSHEPSILFLDEPSAGVDVELRKDMWKIVESLRKKGVTIILTTHYIEEAESIADRISVIRKGEIFLTENKDRLMKQLGTKQLRIELKKSLKLIPKSLSKYELELVDNHSALVFTYDRSDDSSLITKLLDDLKKLKIQFSDLSTKQSSLEEIFVQLLQEAV
- a CDS encoding ABC-F family ATP-binding cassette domain-containing protein; the encoded protein is MIKVSGINKQFNGKVLFDDLQFSVNRGERVGLVGRNGHGKSTMVQIILGKMEPDSGNITIPKGYRIGHLEQHLVFTKPTVLEECALGLPEGDEYETWKVERILFGLGFSEKDMERSPEDFSGGYQIRMNLAKLLVSAPDMLILDEPNNYLDIVTIRWLEEFLREWEGEIVLITHDRSFMDSVVTHTVAIHRTKAIKVQGDTEKLYTQINQAEEIYEKTRLNEAKKRKQEEIFIAKFKAKASFASRAQSRVKRLEKQGEMKALENIEDMELYFNSAPFSASQMLSADEVSFSYNGSAPYLFENFSISVGPEDRICIIGKNGKGKSTLLKLIAGELSAVSGTVKKHQVLKEGYFGQTNKLNMNEGNTVVQEIMSADQNCSEGKARNIAGGLMFSEDLALKKIKVLSGGEKSRVLLGKILVTPCHLLYLDEPTNHLDMQSCDSLIEAIDNFDGSVIMVTHNEMHLRAVATKLIVFDDDRVFVYDGGYDDFLTDIGWKDETV
- a CDS encoding adhesin OmpL37 family surface protein; its protein translation is MRTFLFSFLSFLCLTSGKGNYANGNLQVAFGAEENYLLVRSLDSSIIHLGSPEEKKEYQEIIDEYLRFKSLHIQGKYGDAYLVVRSTQFKLIQLYDKILTKNLDLIRSELILLGGKSRDKEKTQTRAFLRLALRDVSEAEQKLVMARNTRPLLYLLKLREMLFSLKILKHAGKFVIFLNLLHDGKFMDSIEFSDFDSIESELIRGFGKGNNKLLALHYDNSFLPFGEESIYESMMTNYKAPEIKKD